A single window of Nicotiana tomentosiformis chromosome 1, ASM39032v3, whole genome shotgun sequence DNA harbors:
- the LOC138909105 gene encoding uncharacterized protein, whose translation MREDIAKLAIQVNKMMMQQAQQMQKVQQMSTCCEICRESHTSNHYPLNPESIYYVGQHNRGSMNQNTQYGNTYNPNWRNYPNFSWAQLRTEFNNLERQVGQVASTHNARSNGTLPSDTEKNPIEQVQAINLRSGKALEEVPPKKYVSKEVFERLVPQPEVEAEKKYNKHRQEIEVSPSLPFPQRLKKSKDESKYKKFLDNLSQLRVNLSLIEVLQEVPKYAKHLRDIVTNKIWLIEFEMVTLTEECSVRVHSKLPPTLKDP comes from the exons ATGAGAGAAGATATAGCAAAATTAGCCATTCAGGTAAATAAGATGATGATGCAACAGGCGCAACAGATGCAGAAGGTGCAACAAATGTCTACATGTTGTGAGATATGCAGAGAAAGCCACACGAGTAACCATTATCCATTGAATCCTGAATCCATTTATTATGTGGGGCAGCACAACAGGGGTTCGATGAACCAGAATACTcagtatgggaacacttacaatccaaacTGGAGAAACTATCCCAACTTCTCTTGGGCG CAACTTCGTACAGAATTTAATAATTTAGAAAGGCAAGTTGGGCAAGTCGCCTCTACTCATAATGCTAGATCTAATGGGACACTTCCAAGTGATACTGAGAAGAATCCCATTGAACAAGTGCAAGCAATTAATCTAAGAAGTGGGAAAGCATTGGAGGAGGTACCACCTAAAAAGTATGTGTCTAAAGAAGTTTTTGAAAGATTGGTACCTCAACCAGAGGTAGAAGctgaaaagaaatataataaacatAGGCAGGAGATAGAGGTAAGTCCATCACTGCCTTTTCCTCAAAGGTTGAAAAAGTCGAAAGATGAGTCCAAGTACAAAAAATTCTTAGATAACTTGAGCCAGTTGCGGGTGAATCTATCTTTGATAGAAGTGCTGCAGGAAGTTCCTAAATATGCCAAGCACTTGAGAGACATCGTGACCAATAAAATATGGTTGATAGAGTTTGAAATGGTtacacttactgaggagtgcagtgTTAGAGTACATAGTAAGCTCCCGCCTACGTTAAAGGATCCATGA